One Paenibacillus sp. FSL W8-0186 genomic window carries:
- the gatB gene encoding Asp-tRNA(Asn)/Glu-tRNA(Gln) amidotransferase subunit GatB, which translates to MSTSKYETVIGLEVHVELHTKSKIFCGCSTEFGAPPNSHTCPVCLGHPGVLPVLNRQAVDYAMKAAMALNCEIADVSKFDRKNYFYPDSPKAYQISQYDQPIGENGYIDIEVDGKTKRIGITRLHLEEDAGKLTHIDGGYASLVDFNRVGTPLVEIVSEPDISSPEEAKAYLEKLRAIMQYCDVSDVKMEEGSMRCDANISLRPVGQKELGTRAELKNMNSFRGVQRGLEYEQYRQAEILDEGGEVVQETRRWDETQGKTFSMRGKEEAHDYRYFPDPDLVTLYIDQAWKDRIRASIPELPDARKARYTEQFGLPSYDAEVITSSKALADLFESSLEFTKDAKSVSNWIMGDLLGYLNTNGQELSDVKLTGQGLGEMIGLIEKGTISSKIAKTVFKEMLQSGKLPQQIVEEQGLVQISDEGAILAIVNEVIADNPASVEDYKAGKEKAIGFLVGQVMKRSKGKANPGLVNKLLVDVLKG; encoded by the coding sequence ATGTCAACATCCAAATATGAAACGGTAATTGGGCTGGAAGTGCACGTGGAGCTGCATACGAAATCGAAAATTTTCTGCGGCTGCTCTACTGAATTCGGTGCCCCGCCTAACAGTCATACATGCCCGGTGTGTCTTGGACATCCCGGCGTGCTTCCTGTGCTTAACCGCCAGGCTGTGGATTACGCGATGAAAGCTGCGATGGCTCTCAATTGCGAAATTGCGGACGTCAGCAAATTTGACCGGAAGAATTATTTTTATCCCGACTCCCCGAAGGCTTATCAAATTTCCCAATACGACCAGCCAATCGGGGAAAATGGATATATCGACATCGAAGTTGACGGCAAAACAAAGCGCATTGGAATTACCCGTCTCCATTTAGAGGAGGACGCGGGCAAGCTAACCCATATTGATGGAGGTTATGCCTCGCTTGTCGACTTCAACCGCGTTGGTACTCCGCTGGTGGAGATCGTCTCTGAGCCGGATATTTCCTCGCCGGAGGAGGCGAAGGCTTATTTGGAGAAGCTGCGTGCGATTATGCAGTATTGCGACGTCTCCGACGTAAAGATGGAAGAGGGCTCGATGCGCTGTGATGCGAATATCAGCCTTCGTCCGGTAGGCCAGAAGGAACTGGGCACCCGGGCTGAGCTTAAGAACATGAACTCGTTCCGCGGCGTGCAGCGCGGACTGGAATATGAGCAATACCGTCAGGCTGAAATATTGGATGAAGGCGGAGAGGTTGTTCAAGAGACGCGGCGCTGGGACGAGACTCAGGGCAAGACATTCTCTATGCGCGGCAAGGAAGAAGCGCATGACTACCGCTACTTCCCGGACCCGGATTTAGTTACGCTCTATATCGATCAAGCGTGGAAGGATCGCATCCGGGCATCCATTCCTGAGCTTCCAGACGCCCGCAAGGCGCGTTATACCGAGCAGTTCGGCCTTCCTAGCTATGATGCTGAAGTCATTACCTCATCCAAAGCGCTGGCCGATTTGTTCGAGAGCAGCCTAGAGTTTACGAAGGATGCCAAATCGGTGTCCAACTGGATTATGGGCGATTTGCTCGGATATTTGAATACGAACGGGCAAGAGTTGTCCGATGTGAAGCTGACTGGCCAAGGCCTGGGCGAAATGATCGGCCTGATCGAGAAAGGAACGATCAGCTCCAAGATCGCCAAAACGGTGTTCAAAGAAATGCTGCAGAGCGGGAAGCTGCCTCAGCAAATCGTCGAGGAGCAGGGGCTTGTCCAAATAAGCGACGAAGGAGCTATTTTGGCGATCGTAAATGAAGTCATTGCCGACAATCCGGCTTCTGTCGAGGATTACAAGGCCGGCAAAGAGAAAGCGATTGGCTTCCTTGTAGGTCAAGTGATGAAGCGCAGTAAAGGAAAGGCCAATCCAGGGCTTGTTAATAAGCTGCTAGTCGACGTATTGAAAGGCTAG
- the gatA gene encoding Asp-tRNA(Asn)/Glu-tRNA(Gln) amidotransferase subunit GatA, whose amino-acid sequence MTLFDLRLQDIHNQLRSKELSVTDLVNEAFAKIGEREERIGAYLTLNEAGARAEAARLDDKLARGEDLGLLFGLPIGVKDNMVTEGLRTTCASQFLSNYDPIYDGTVVSKLKQAESVMIGKLNMDEFAMGGSNENSSFHPVRNPWDLNRVPGGSSGGSAAAVAAGEAYFALGSDTGGSIRQPASYCGVVGLKPTYGLVSRYGLVAFASSLDQIGPITKNVEDAAYLLQAIAGYDPKDSTSAQVDIPNYASALTGDIAGLRIAVPKEYLEGVDPQIKASVMEALRLLESLGAVWEEVSLPHTEYAVAAYYLLASSEASSNLSRFDGVRYGVRADHAGGLLDLYHESRSQGFGPEVKRRIMLGTYALSSGYYDAYYLKAQKVRTLIKRDFDQTFEKYDVIVGPTTPTTAFQLGSQVDDPLTMYLNDILTIPVSLAGVPALSVPCGFADGLPIGLQFIGKAFDESTILRLAHAFEANSDHHKRRPAL is encoded by the coding sequence GTGACGCTTTTTGATTTACGTTTACAGGATATACATAACCAGCTCCGCAGCAAGGAGTTATCGGTTACCGACCTCGTTAATGAAGCTTTTGCCAAGATCGGGGAAAGGGAGGAACGGATCGGCGCTTATTTAACGCTGAATGAAGCAGGCGCGCGCGCGGAAGCGGCGCGGCTGGATGACAAACTAGCTCGTGGAGAGGATCTGGGGCTTCTGTTCGGTCTGCCGATCGGCGTGAAGGACAATATGGTGACGGAGGGACTGCGTACAACCTGCGCAAGCCAGTTCCTGTCCAACTATGATCCGATTTACGACGGAACGGTGGTTTCCAAGCTGAAGCAGGCAGAATCCGTAATGATCGGCAAATTGAATATGGACGAGTTCGCAATGGGCGGCTCCAATGAGAATTCAAGCTTCCATCCGGTACGCAATCCTTGGGATTTGAATCGGGTACCGGGCGGCTCCAGCGGCGGTTCAGCTGCTGCCGTGGCTGCGGGCGAAGCTTATTTTGCTTTAGGCTCGGATACCGGCGGCTCGATCCGCCAGCCGGCTTCGTATTGCGGGGTTGTTGGCTTGAAGCCAACCTATGGCCTCGTCTCCAGATATGGTCTGGTGGCCTTTGCATCGTCGCTCGACCAAATCGGGCCGATCACCAAAAATGTGGAGGACGCCGCTTATCTGCTGCAGGCGATCGCCGGATACGATCCAAAGGACTCCACATCGGCCCAAGTGGATATCCCGAATTATGCCAGCGCGCTGACCGGGGATATCGCCGGGCTTCGCATCGCCGTGCCGAAGGAATACCTGGAGGGTGTTGATCCGCAAATCAAGGCTTCCGTGATGGAGGCACTACGTCTGCTCGAAAGCCTGGGCGCCGTGTGGGAGGAAGTGTCGCTTCCGCATACCGAATATGCTGTAGCTGCGTATTATTTGCTGGCTTCTTCAGAGGCATCTTCGAACCTGTCGCGCTTTGACGGCGTTCGCTACGGGGTTAGGGCCGACCATGCCGGCGGCCTGCTTGATCTTTACCACGAGTCCCGCAGCCAAGGCTTCGGGCCCGAGGTGAAGCGGCGTATTATGCTCGGAACTTACGCTCTTAGCTCCGGATACTATGATGCTTACTATTTAAAAGCACAGAAAGTGCGCACTTTGATCAAGCGCGATTTCGACCAGACCTTTGAGAAATATGATGTCATCGTCGGACCGACGACGCCAACGACAGCGTTCCAGTTAGGCTCCCAGGTGGATGATCCGCTGACGATGTATTTGAATGATATATTGACGATTCCGGTCAGTCTTGCCGGAGTGCCGGCGCTGAGCGTGCCATGCGGCTTTGCGGACGGGCTTCCGATCGGTCTGCAATTTATCGGCAAAGCGTTCGACGAAAGCACGATATTGCGGCTTGCTCACGCCTTTGAAGCGAATAGCGACCATCACAAGCGCCGCCCGGCGTTGTAA
- the gatC gene encoding Asp-tRNA(Asn)/Glu-tRNA(Gln) amidotransferase subunit GatC has protein sequence MSIETKDVEHVAKLARLNLTDEERDMFTEQLNAILQYAEKLNELDTEGVEPTTHVLLLSNVMRDDVVQDSLTQEQVFRNAPDEEDGQFKVPAVLE, from the coding sequence ATGAGCATCGAGACTAAAGATGTTGAGCATGTGGCCAAGCTGGCCCGTTTGAATTTAACGGATGAAGAGCGGGATATGTTCACAGAACAGTTGAACGCTATTTTACAATATGCGGAGAAGCTGAACGAGCTGGATACGGAGGGCGTCGAGCCGACGACTCACGTGCTGCTCCTCAGCAATGTCATGCGTGATGATGTTGTCCAGGACAGCTTGACGCAAGAGCAAGTATTCCGCAATGCTCCTGATGAAGAGGATGGGCAGTTCAAGGTGCCTGCCGTTCTGGAGTAA
- a CDS encoding ATPase, whose translation MLQLGEKVVIVGDAFEQNLPVGEYGYIIAYDRNPDNVFDYVVRSPKTGRNYFVPSQDVESEERLIEQEVERTTQEALIDYALATYNEKLFHQIINGEDSQAEEQEEPTKEVMSQAEFIKQVNLRAWI comes from the coding sequence ATGCTGCAATTGGGAGAGAAAGTTGTTATCGTCGGCGATGCTTTTGAGCAGAATCTTCCTGTTGGGGAATATGGCTATATTATTGCTTATGACCGTAACCCGGACAATGTGTTTGATTACGTTGTGCGGTCTCCAAAGACGGGGCGAAATTATTTTGTCCCATCCCAGGATGTGGAATCTGAAGAGCGGCTGATTGAGCAAGAAGTAGAGCGCACCACCCAGGAAGCGTTGATCGACTACGCACTGGCTACGTACAACGAGAAGCTGTTTCATCAGATCATCAATGGAGAAGATTCTCAAGCGGAGGAGCAAGAAGAACCAACAAAGGAAGTTATGTCTCAGGCGGAATTCATCAAACAGGTGAATTTGCGAGCTTGGATTTAG
- a CDS encoding ABC transporter permease subunit, with product MRQAWLIYRKELLGMARSYQLLWVPVVLMLLVVMQPVTSYYLPEILAASGSMPEELIAGFPIPGSAEVMAGVLGQYSTIGVLILVIAGMQVVAGERYGGTAALVLVRPVSSASFISAKWAGQMTLMLLSFTASYAASWYYTVLLLGPVTWREGLIAGGFYILWLTFAVSLTVLLSTLLRGSAAAVISLLLMGALSLGYSLAPAWFTWSPGRLLVEGTAAFGGSPLKSAIFPSIMTALLSFVCIISAVWSLRRQSIPDLRGD from the coding sequence ATGAGGCAGGCATGGTTAATATATCGCAAGGAACTGCTCGGCATGGCTCGCAGCTATCAGCTGCTGTGGGTTCCCGTCGTACTGATGCTGCTCGTCGTCATGCAGCCGGTCACTTCGTATTACTTGCCGGAAATATTGGCTGCTTCAGGCAGCATGCCCGAGGAACTGATTGCGGGCTTCCCGATTCCTGGGTCTGCCGAGGTAATGGCGGGCGTACTTGGCCAGTACAGCACGATCGGTGTGCTTATTCTGGTCATTGCCGGAATGCAGGTTGTAGCCGGCGAGCGTTACGGGGGAACTGCTGCCTTGGTGCTTGTCCGGCCCGTAAGCTCGGCTTCCTTCATTTCTGCGAAGTGGGCGGGGCAGATGACTTTGATGCTTCTCTCCTTTACTGCAAGCTACGCAGCATCCTGGTATTATACCGTGCTGCTGCTTGGTCCGGTAACCTGGCGAGAGGGATTGATTGCCGGAGGGTTCTATATTCTGTGGCTGACGTTTGCGGTATCCTTGACCGTACTGCTTAGCACTTTATTGCGAGGCAGCGCAGCCGCCGTGATTTCGCTGCTGCTCATGGGTGCACTGTCGCTAGGATATAGCCTAGCTCCCGCTTGGTTTACCTGGAGTCCGGGCCGATTGCTCGTGGAAGGGACTGCCGCATTCGGGGGTTCGCCGCTTAAATCGGCAATTTTTCCTAGTATAATGACCGCATTACTGAGTTTTGTTTGCATAATTAGTGCTGTATGGAGCCTGCGCCGGCAATCCATCCCTGATCTTAGGGGAGACTGA
- a CDS encoding ABC transporter ATP-binding protein, with translation MSFLQVDQLTKKFGSRIPVNGISFQLERGSCTALLGPNGAGKTTTMRMIAGLISPSAGRIAVQGRLHSSGEYRSLIGYLPQHPAFYGWMTGEEFVMYAAGLSGLNRQDARKRTLAVLERVGLNQAAKRRIAGYSGGMKQRLGLAQALVHQPQLLLLDEPVSALDPIGRREVMDLLQSLRTETTILFSTHVLPDAEEVCDRIMMMRDGEIVENGELQVLADKYRKPQLIIQVERNNAANEWLQSLRSRPFVQNAQIQGSTAQLTVNNMEDARRLILGEVASRNIPLLNFETGATSLEEMFMKVVTA, from the coding sequence ATGTCATTTCTTCAAGTTGACCAATTGACAAAGAAGTTCGGTTCGCGCATTCCGGTCAATGGGATTTCCTTTCAGCTGGAACGCGGAAGCTGCACCGCGCTGCTCGGGCCAAACGGAGCCGGCAAGACGACGACGATGCGCATGATTGCCGGATTGATCTCGCCGTCCGCGGGACGGATTGCCGTTCAGGGACGGCTGCACTCCAGCGGGGAATACCGCTCGTTGATCGGATACCTGCCGCAGCATCCTGCATTTTACGGCTGGATGACCGGGGAGGAATTCGTAATGTATGCAGCAGGCTTAAGCGGCCTGAACCGCCAAGATGCCCGGAAGCGGACGCTCGCGGTGCTGGAGCGTGTCGGCTTGAACCAGGCGGCAAAACGGCGGATTGCGGGATACTCCGGGGGAATGAAGCAGCGGCTTGGCTTGGCTCAGGCGCTGGTCCATCAGCCGCAGCTGCTGCTGCTCGATGAGCCGGTATCCGCGCTTGATCCGATCGGTCGCCGCGAGGTTATGGACTTGCTGCAGTCACTCCGGACGGAGACGACAATCTTATTCTCGACGCATGTGCTGCCTGATGCAGAGGAGGTCTGTGACCGGATCATGATGATGCGGGACGGAGAGATCGTGGAGAATGGAGAGCTGCAGGTGCTTGCGGATAAATATCGCAAACCGCAGCTTATCATACAGGTAGAGCGGAATAATGCTGCAAATGAATGGCTCCAGTCGCTCCGGAGCCGGCCGTTTGTCCAGAATGCGCAGATTCAAGGCAGCACTGCCCAGTTAACGGTCAACAATATGGAGGATGCCAGACGTCTTATTTTGGGCGAGGTCGCTTCGCGGAATATTCCTTTGCTAAACTTTGAAACGGGAGCAACCTCGCTGGAGGAGATGTTCATGAAGGTGGTGACAGCATGA
- a CDS encoding PLD nuclease N-terminal domain-containing protein, giving the protein MDINWGLLAPVIALQLILMITALVSLLKAQTVRGTKWIWALVIIFGNMIGSIVYFILGRKET; this is encoded by the coding sequence ATCGATATCAATTGGGGTTTGCTTGCGCCCGTAATCGCGCTGCAGCTCATTCTTATGATTACGGCCCTGGTTTCACTGCTCAAGGCACAAACCGTGCGGGGAACAAAATGGATCTGGGCTCTGGTCATTATTTTCGGAAATATGATCGGAAGCATCGTTTATTTTATTCTCGGAAGGAAGGAGACCTAG
- a CDS encoding DUF5345 family protein, protein MNHNGQDREFEDELIHELLKDLQTLDRVVPEKRGPSAESWELIVKERWRTMTWMKRWEVMLFCLVALLMISGGFLFALSTPVIYGLLQGFGVIAAVVVAVALRPARRGRAE, encoded by the coding sequence ATGAATCATAATGGACAAGACCGGGAGTTCGAGGACGAGCTTATTCATGAGCTGCTAAAGGACTTGCAGACGCTGGACCGCGTCGTTCCCGAGAAGCGCGGGCCTTCAGCGGAGTCTTGGGAGCTGATTGTGAAAGAGCGCTGGCGCACCATGACCTGGATGAAAAGATGGGAAGTGATGCTGTTCTGTCTCGTCGCCCTGCTGATGATTAGCGGCGGGTTTCTGTTCGCGCTGTCGACGCCGGTCATCTATGGGCTGCTGCAAGGCTTTGGAGTCATCGCGGCGGTAGTGGTTGCCGTGGCGCTGCGTCCAGCCAGAAGGGGGCGGGCGGAATGA
- the sigY gene encoding RNA polymerase sigma factor SigY: MPQEREWIKRAKQGDAAALASLIQHHYSYVYKYLVKVTMEPKTAEDLTQDTMLKCMENIQRYDGTSAFSSWLMTIATRLFIDVTRRRKREKQWLADEGRPDRLKWHFEANQEEWSDLLELLSRLSAEHRIAILLKHYYGYSYDEIGSMLNIPAGTVKSRVAYGLRELRKELNPHES, translated from the coding sequence ATGCCTCAGGAGAGGGAATGGATCAAACGAGCTAAACAAGGAGATGCCGCCGCTCTCGCCTCACTAATACAACATCATTATTCGTATGTGTATAAATATTTGGTGAAGGTAACCATGGAGCCTAAAACGGCCGAGGATTTGACCCAGGACACGATGCTGAAATGCATGGAAAATATACAGAGATACGATGGAACCTCCGCTTTCTCCTCATGGCTGATGACGATCGCGACGCGGCTGTTCATCGATGTGACCCGCCGCCGGAAAAGGGAAAAGCAGTGGCTGGCGGATGAAGGCCGACCCGATCGGCTGAAATGGCATTTCGAGGCCAATCAGGAGGAATGGAGCGATTTGCTTGAGCTGCTCTCCAGGCTGTCTGCCGAGCACCGGATCGCTATCCTGCTGAAGCATTATTACGGATATAGCTATGATGAAATCGGAAGCATGCTGAATATTCCCGCAGGGACGGTCAAATCCCGAGTCGCTTATGGATTGCGAGAATTGCGAAAGGAGTTGAATCCCCATGAATCATAA
- a CDS encoding MBL fold metallo-hydrolase yields the protein MLNIETFSLGPLETNAYLIRGKEEGKAIIVDPGMNPAPLIRRIEGLEIEAILLTHAHFDHIGGVDEIRRLKQCPVYLHSLESDWLTTPALNGSLRWAEVSPPIQSDAAEYELAEGQKLKLIGHEFTVFHTPGHSPGSVSFLCGNDLFSGDVLFRMSVGRTDLPGGREADLYNSIRGKLYRLPDEVTVYPGHGPKTTIGFEKANNPYVS from the coding sequence ATGCTGAACATCGAGACATTTTCTTTGGGACCGCTGGAGACCAACGCTTATTTAATTCGCGGGAAAGAGGAAGGGAAAGCGATTATTGTCGATCCCGGAATGAATCCTGCTCCTTTGATCCGCAGAATTGAGGGGCTTGAAATCGAAGCGATTCTGTTAACGCACGCCCATTTCGACCATATCGGCGGAGTGGATGAGATACGCCGCTTAAAGCAGTGCCCCGTTTACCTGCATTCCCTGGAAAGCGATTGGCTCACAACGCCGGCGCTTAACGGTTCGCTTCGCTGGGCGGAGGTATCGCCGCCCATCCAGAGTGATGCCGCAGAGTATGAGCTTGCCGAGGGACAGAAGCTGAAGCTGATCGGTCATGAGTTTACTGTATTCCATACGCCAGGTCATTCTCCGGGAAGCGTCAGCTTCCTGTGCGGAAACGACCTTTTCTCCGGAGATGTGCTGTTTCGCATGAGCGTAGGCCGCACGGATTTGCCGGGAGGCCGGGAGGCCGACCTGTATAATTCCATCCGCGGCAAGCTGTACCGTCTGCCGGATGAGGTAACGGTATATCCAGGTCACGGTCCAAAAACGACGATTGGGTTCGAAAAAGCCAATAATCCGTACGTTTCCTGA
- a CDS encoding thioredoxin family protein, translating into MSVNLKDKLGKGISPQQFMEGMQHNQEAFQSGYDSFKWVNEDDRLFFEGLQKKRDDFRVLILAADWCGDVIRNVPVIFRALETAEIRTEILILEEHQDVMDHFLTMGGRAVPIVIVADAEGHVLGHWGPRPADVQELMTRFKQENPDREAADYEEKIAVVRKEMAVKYEEGAGVNGKVVSELRALLSKF; encoded by the coding sequence ATGAGTGTAAATTTAAAGGATAAGTTGGGCAAAGGCATTTCGCCGCAGCAATTCATGGAAGGAATGCAGCATAATCAAGAAGCGTTCCAATCCGGTTATGACAGCTTCAAATGGGTGAACGAGGATGACCGGCTGTTTTTTGAAGGACTGCAGAAAAAACGGGATGATTTCCGCGTGCTAATTCTTGCGGCAGACTGGTGCGGCGACGTCATTCGCAACGTTCCGGTCATTTTCCGGGCGCTGGAGACAGCGGAAATCCGAACGGAAATCCTTATCCTGGAGGAGCATCAGGACGTCATGGACCATTTCTTGACCATGGGCGGCCGCGCCGTTCCCATAGTGATCGTGGCGGACGCGGAAGGGCATGTGCTTGGACATTGGGGGCCGCGTCCGGCTGACGTACAGGAGCTCATGACCCGCTTTAAGCAGGAGAACCCGGATCGTGAAGCAGCGGACTATGAGGAGAAAATCGCCGTGGTTCGCAAGGAAATGGCCGTGAAATACGAAGAAGGAGCGGGAGTTAACGGCAAGGTCGTATCTGAACTGCGCGCGCTGCTCTCGAAATTTTAA
- a CDS encoding DedA family protein — protein sequence MEWLSNIVGALFEWIQQLGYFGIMLGLMIEVIPSEIVLAYGGYLVYAGRISFIGAVIFGVIGGVIAQLFVYWIGRYGGRPILERYGKYILIQKKHIDLSEAWFLKYGSGVIFTARFIPVVRHAISIPAGMAKMPVSKFLWLTTLAVIPWSILFVYLGMVLGEQWQAIDEKAGPYIMPILLVALALLIGYFIVKWYGANKKKGAK from the coding sequence TTGGAATGGTTGTCAAATATAGTCGGAGCCTTGTTTGAGTGGATACAGCAGCTTGGGTATTTCGGCATTATGCTGGGGCTCATGATCGAGGTCATCCCAAGTGAGATCGTGCTTGCATACGGGGGGTATCTCGTATATGCAGGGCGGATCAGCTTTATCGGCGCAGTAATCTTCGGCGTTATCGGCGGCGTCATCGCCCAGTTGTTCGTATATTGGATTGGACGCTATGGCGGCCGGCCGATTCTGGAACGGTACGGCAAGTACATTCTGATCCAAAAGAAACATATCGATTTATCCGAGGCATGGTTTCTGAAGTATGGCTCAGGCGTTATTTTTACCGCCCGTTTTATCCCGGTGGTTAGGCATGCCATTTCCATTCCGGCAGGCATGGCCAAGATGCCCGTAAGCAAGTTTCTATGGCTGACGACGCTTGCCGTCATTCCTTGGTCGATATTGTTTGTCTACTTAGGCATGGTGCTGGGAGAACAGTGGCAAGCGATTGATGAGAAGGCCGGGCCGTACATCATGCCGATTCTGCTCGTTGCTCTTGCGCTTTTGATCGGGTATTTTATCGTAAAATGGTATGGGGCGAATAAGAAGAAAGGAGCAAAGTAA
- a CDS encoding dehydrogenase gives MHGKHKTALPTPRKIRRGCSKELYRTIKRLGVYIPEDLLKEGEALYYKKVIANLLWIGENSSNRKLLADWWDKEVGPELAGLWGLDTEALCKAFRAAFGG, from the coding sequence CTGCATGGCAAGCACAAAACCGCCCTCCCGACGCCGCGCAAAATCCGCCGTGGATGCAGCAAAGAGCTATACCGAACGATCAAACGGCTCGGTGTATACATTCCCGAGGATCTGCTCAAGGAAGGAGAAGCGCTGTACTATAAAAAAGTCATTGCCAACCTCCTCTGGATCGGCGAAAACAGCAGCAACCGCAAGCTTCTGGCGGACTGGTGGGATAAGGAGGTCGGCCCCGAGCTCGCCGGGCTGTGGGGCCTGGACACCGAAGCGCTATGCAAGGCATTCCGGGCTGCCTTCGGCGGCTAG